One window of Saprospiraceae bacterium genomic DNA carries:
- a CDS encoding gliding motility-associated C-terminal domain-containing protein, which produces MIYKILCKHFLPFIFLLCLIEPESSFAQPKCVQFDIIGGSAPKGDCIWVPVRVYRFDTILSVQFGIAYDPLVIMPVGKWANNKLVGLDTSNNINFDNTRKIVRFLWANPNGNCAGLQDGDTLIMIKFKLIGEPGSCTNINFFNKSPIQNEVLDCNADEYCFEEINPNDNQICIGQPVDLCVITYSCGTFTNTGTITIKPYGGTPPYRVDKITAPVQNDTLQKSGDCVIYNGLFPGNYQIRVTDSTGKDTLINLVIGLASPIAIFQNGLKNPTCWNTSDGSISIRITGGSGSYVIGWRPLNSYGVTTINKLPVGTYMVSVKDSVGCYAQDSFTLFADTLFGQVNILKDASCKQDGIVLARATGGDPCPVTGYCFYWSQNTNDNICDTVSINDSLSGNQFVIIEDCRGCRDTQYFDVKFSGNLLDSIVIDTIKCFGDSGRIYSYISSAGVLNTPCLFQLTNQLNQSVFGGQNGVSTYISPKIPKGTYYLKITDNAGCERIDTIVLSEPSKLEILENSIDTTESCQPGMDAFIDIRGFGGIGPYSFKWNTSFMGSRITNLSQGNYTVTLTDANNCTLVKSYQVIQPNGPRIDSFKLIKPICPGDATGRVEVVFTPGSRPIQSFKWNVAGNSAVLNNVAAGIYYVTITDQNGCEAIDSVTLDVTGNAIKINSSNIRDPQCFGRNDGFIIVNVTGGQGVLIYNWDNGVQNAVNTNLVSGTYCLHVDDMGGCPALDTCFTLTDPLKTSIQLSSIKAPTCSTVGTCDAQAIVLATGKDSTYSITWPNGEQVFINSDTTNTLCSGNQYVIVTNGFCADTFFFNVPAAIPISIDTPGLSIIPPRCYLSNDGQINIKAKGGTGPYQYCWVNPMLNTPSLGNLGDGMYYVNIKDSFNCVYLDSIRLRQPDSVRVDVILGATLDITCSGRNDGRITTAWTGGNRGKGIFSWNPPIMQDSVATNLPVGNYILTVTDVKGCTGTASYTIKEPPPLQFSLSPIDTPRCTNDQILFSVLQANGGSGPLYRFTVDNGAPNNLSETVPLFSGSYMVRIYDKNNCFVDTTITISNPTNLLSLNFGKDFDTIQLGDSIFLDGKLNSNVLIDTIIWNPSGSVSTPGNASSFVRPGRNTEYLLTVIDENGCEVSDKITIIVRNARKLYVPNTFSPNGDNINDFFTITTGSGVDAIKSVQIFDRWGNKVYIEENPDISNGSINTWNGRFGNTGDYMNPGVFVYIIEALFRDGATVVYRGDLTLLR; this is translated from the coding sequence ATGATCTATAAAATACTATGTAAGCACTTTTTGCCCTTTATTTTCTTATTGTGCCTAATCGAACCTGAGTCGTCCTTTGCACAGCCTAAATGTGTTCAATTTGACATTATTGGCGGTTCAGCCCCAAAAGGGGATTGTATCTGGGTGCCCGTACGGGTATATCGGTTTGACACCATACTTTCAGTTCAATTCGGTATAGCCTATGATCCATTGGTAATTATGCCTGTTGGTAAGTGGGCCAATAATAAACTTGTTGGATTGGACACCAGTAACAATATTAATTTTGACAACACCCGTAAAATCGTACGATTCCTTTGGGCAAATCCAAATGGAAATTGTGCCGGATTGCAAGATGGCGATACGTTGATCATGATTAAATTTAAATTGATTGGAGAACCAGGTAGTTGTACCAATATCAATTTTTTTAATAAATCTCCCATTCAAAATGAAGTTTTGGATTGTAATGCAGATGAATACTGCTTCGAAGAAATCAATCCCAATGACAATCAAATCTGCATTGGCCAACCGGTAGATCTTTGCGTCATAACTTACTCCTGTGGAACATTTACCAATACCGGTACGATTACCATAAAGCCCTATGGTGGAACACCACCCTACCGAGTTGACAAAATAACAGCTCCAGTTCAAAATGACACCCTTCAAAAAAGTGGTGATTGTGTTATTTATAACGGTTTATTTCCGGGAAATTATCAGATACGTGTTACCGATTCAACGGGTAAAGATACTTTGATCAATTTGGTGATTGGTCTCGCAAGTCCGATAGCCATTTTTCAAAATGGCCTTAAAAATCCTACTTGCTGGAATACATCCGATGGATCAATTTCTATACGAATTACGGGGGGATCCGGATCTTATGTAATTGGTTGGCGCCCTTTGAATTCGTATGGAGTAACAACCATTAATAAATTACCTGTAGGGACTTACATGGTCAGTGTGAAAGATTCAGTAGGTTGCTATGCTCAAGATAGTTTTACCTTATTTGCAGATACCTTATTTGGACAGGTGAATATTTTGAAAGATGCCAGCTGCAAACAGGATGGTATTGTCTTAGCCAGGGCTACTGGAGGAGATCCTTGTCCGGTAACTGGATATTGCTTCTACTGGAGTCAAAACACCAATGATAATATTTGTGATACGGTGAGTATCAATGACAGTTTATCTGGCAATCAATTTGTGATCATTGAAGATTGCAGAGGTTGTCGAGATACGCAATATTTTGACGTCAAATTTTCTGGAAACCTGCTGGATTCCATTGTAATAGATACCATAAAATGTTTTGGTGACAGCGGTAGAATTTATTCATATATCAGTTCTGCAGGGGTCTTAAATACGCCGTGTTTGTTTCAACTCACCAATCAATTAAATCAATCTGTTTTTGGTGGGCAAAATGGTGTCTCAACGTATATCAGTCCAAAAATCCCAAAAGGGACCTACTATCTAAAAATTACTGATAATGCAGGATGTGAACGAATAGACACCATCGTGTTGTCTGAACCAAGCAAATTGGAAATTCTTGAAAACTCCATTGACACCACAGAATCTTGCCAACCTGGAATGGATGCATTTATAGACATACGTGGATTTGGGGGAATTGGGCCCTATTCATTTAAATGGAATACCTCTTTTATGGGTTCCCGAATTACGAATCTTTCCCAAGGGAATTATACGGTAACATTGACGGATGCCAACAATTGTACCTTAGTAAAATCCTATCAAGTGATTCAACCAAATGGTCCTCGCATTGATAGTTTTAAATTAATTAAACCGATTTGTCCGGGTGATGCAACAGGTCGAGTCGAAGTTGTTTTTACCCCTGGTTCCAGACCCATTCAAAGCTTTAAATGGAACGTTGCTGGTAATTCAGCTGTTTTAAATAATGTTGCTGCTGGTATTTATTATGTGACCATTACAGATCAGAATGGATGTGAAGCAATTGATTCAGTTACATTGGATGTAACTGGAAATGCAATTAAAATCAATTCAAGCAACATAAGAGATCCACAATGTTTTGGTAGGAATGATGGGTTTATCATTGTAAATGTTACTGGCGGACAAGGTGTATTAATATATAATTGGGATAATGGCGTTCAAAATGCTGTGAATACCAATCTTGTTTCAGGCACCTATTGTTTACATGTTGATGACATGGGAGGTTGTCCGGCATTGGATACTTGTTTCACATTGACGGACCCATTAAAAACATCAATTCAATTGTCTTCAATCAAAGCACCTACTTGCTCTACTGTAGGAACCTGCGATGCGCAAGCCATTGTGTTAGCAACCGGAAAAGATTCAACGTATTCTATTACCTGGCCCAATGGTGAACAAGTATTTATAAATTCAGATACAACCAACACACTTTGTTCTGGCAATCAATATGTAATTGTAACCAATGGATTTTGTGCAGATACGTTTTTCTTTAATGTTCCAGCCGCAATTCCAATCAGTATTGATACGCCTGGTTTAAGTATTATTCCTCCAAGATGTTATTTATCAAACGATGGTCAAATTAATATCAAGGCAAAAGGGGGAACCGGTCCTTACCAATATTGTTGGGTTAACCCCATGTTAAATACACCAAGCCTTGGGAATTTAGGCGATGGAATGTATTATGTAAATATAAAGGATAGTTTTAATTGTGTTTATCTGGATTCTATCCGATTGAGACAACCTGATTCGGTTCGGGTGGATGTCATTTTAGGAGCAACTTTGGACATAACGTGTTCAGGAAGAAATGACGGAAGGATTACAACTGCATGGACCGGTGGAAATCGAGGAAAAGGAATATTTTCCTGGAATCCACCAATTATGCAGGATTCCGTTGCAACCAATTTACCTGTTGGAAATTATATCTTAACCGTTACAGATGTTAAAGGATGCACTGGGACTGCCAGCTATACGATCAAAGAACCCCCGCCATTACAATTTTCATTAAGTCCAATCGATACCCCACGTTGTACCAATGACCAGATTTTATTTAGTGTGCTTCAGGCAAACGGTGGCAGTGGACCATTGTATCGCTTTACTGTTGATAATGGGGCTCCAAATAATTTAAGCGAAACGGTTCCATTATTTAGTGGTTCTTACATGGTTCGAATTTATGATAAGAATAATTGTTTTGTTGATACTACCATCACGATAAGTAATCCAACCAATTTACTCTCTTTAAATTTTGGTAAGGATTTCGACACGATCCAATTAGGTGATAGTATCTTTCTGGATGGTAAATTAAATTCAAATGTATTGATAGACACCATCATTTGGAATCCATCAGGATCTGTAAGTACTCCGGGTAATGCCAGTTCATTTGTGAGACCAGGCAGAAATACAGAATACCTTTTGACCGTAATCGATGAAAATGGTTGTGAAGTCAGCGATAAGATTACCATCATTGTCCGTAATGCACGCAAATTATATGTACCTAATACATTTTCTCCAAATGGAGATAATATCAATGACTTCTTTACAATAACTACCGGCTCAGGAGTTGATGCAATTAAATCAGTTCAGATATTTGATCGATGGGGCAATAAAGTGTATATCGAGGAAAATCCCGATATAAGCAATGGCTCAATTAATACCTGGAATGGCCGCTTTGGAAATACAGGTGATTATATGAATCCTGGTGTCTTTGTTTATATTATTGAAGCATTATTCCGGGATGGAGCAACTGTTGTCTATCGCGGTGATTTGACCTTGCTTAGATAA
- a CDS encoding imidazolonepropionase has translation MDSKSLLIRNVKQLVGVSDTAPALKKGKELNQLDCLNQAYLLIEHGKIKSFGPDQDAPEFSGEILDAKNGLILPSFVDCHTHLVFAEWREQEFIDRIHGLSYQEIAAKGGGILNSARKLGLLSEDELYSRAAQRLQVAIQNGTGAIEIKSGYGLDHVNELKILRVIKRLKENFPIPIKASFLAAHAYPIAYRENHAGYIDLIIKQMMPQIAAEGLADYCDVFCEQNFFSTSETDQILEAASQYNLKARIHTNQFSHSGGIETAIRHRAISVDHLEVCNAQEIEQLKNSKTLQVLLPGAAFFMNLEQGPARTMIEAGLPMVLASDFNPGTCPSSSMPFIFSLACIQMKLSPQEAFNAMTLNAAYSLEIQDQMGSLTPGKAANLIITNPVSSFEFLPYSFGSKWIDRILIHGQPVI, from the coding sequence ATGGATTCAAAGTCCCTTCTGATTCGCAATGTTAAACAATTGGTTGGAGTTTCTGATACAGCTCCGGCACTTAAAAAGGGAAAAGAATTAAATCAATTAGATTGTTTGAATCAGGCCTATTTGTTGATCGAACATGGAAAAATAAAATCTTTTGGACCGGATCAGGATGCTCCTGAATTTTCAGGTGAGATCCTGGATGCAAAAAATGGATTGATACTGCCCTCATTTGTAGATTGTCACACGCACCTGGTTTTTGCTGAATGGCGTGAACAGGAATTCATAGATCGCATTCATGGCTTGAGTTATCAGGAAATCGCCGCCAAAGGAGGTGGCATCCTCAATTCTGCACGAAAATTAGGATTACTATCTGAAGATGAATTGTATTCACGTGCGGCCCAACGATTGCAAGTAGCCATTCAAAACGGAACCGGCGCCATTGAAATTAAAAGTGGCTATGGTTTGGATCATGTAAACGAATTAAAAATTCTTAGGGTCATAAAAAGACTCAAAGAAAATTTTCCAATTCCAATTAAAGCCAGCTTTTTAGCTGCGCACGCCTACCCCATAGCATATAGAGAAAATCATGCAGGCTATATCGATTTAATCATCAAACAGATGATGCCTCAAATCGCAGCAGAGGGATTGGCAGACTATTGCGATGTTTTTTGCGAACAAAATTTCTTTAGCACTTCTGAAACAGATCAAATCCTGGAAGCAGCTTCCCAATACAACCTAAAAGCACGCATCCATACAAATCAATTTTCACACAGCGGTGGCATTGAGACTGCCATTCGCCACCGAGCGATCAGCGTAGATCATTTAGAGGTCTGCAACGCACAAGAAATTGAACAACTAAAAAATTCAAAAACCTTACAGGTGCTCTTGCCTGGAGCAGCTTTCTTCATGAATCTGGAACAAGGTCCGGCGCGAACAATGATTGAAGCCGGCTTGCCCATGGTTTTAGCTTCTGATTTTAATCCGGGAACCTGTCCGTCATCCAGCATGCCGTTTATTTTTAGTTTGGCCTGCATTCAGATGAAGCTAAGTCCACAAGAAGCTTTTAATGCAATGACCCTTAATGCGGCTTACAGCCTGGAAATACAAGATCAAATGGGTAGTTTGACTCCTGGAAAAGCAGCGAATTTAATCATCACAAACCCTGTTTCAAGCTTCGAATTTCTGCCTTATTCTTTTGGCTCGAAATGGATCGATCGTATTTTAATTCATGGTCAACCTGTTATTTAA
- a CDS encoding SPOR domain-containing protein has product MNAIKFYSLMILWISGLQLQASNFPTEKTINAAKAKACQENKIVIMEFTAKWCIPAKDMEQAVFGNVKVQQFIAEHAILFQVDIDEQKNLKAEYKIQALPTIILMKASGKILSRKEESFNAESFIAWVEENLDQMPKPESAKNKSQEANLDENVSIELPLLESDEFDSEKISQESNGNERNVSASTETSYQNESKFNQNVSGASKSYHIQAGVFSSRDNADNLSIQLAANFNQQILIATETGKSKTTFKVRIGEFETEEEAVVFLAYMQKNHFSGVVKAN; this is encoded by the coding sequence ATGAACGCAATTAAATTTTATTCATTGATGATCCTTTGGATCTCCGGTTTACAACTCCAAGCCAGCAATTTTCCAACTGAAAAAACAATCAACGCTGCCAAAGCGAAAGCCTGTCAGGAAAATAAAATTGTTATTATGGAATTTACAGCCAAATGGTGTATTCCAGCAAAAGACATGGAACAAGCTGTTTTTGGAAATGTAAAAGTCCAACAATTTATAGCTGAACACGCTATCTTATTTCAAGTAGATATTGACGAACAAAAAAATTTAAAAGCGGAATATAAAATACAAGCACTTCCTACAATCATATTAATGAAAGCTTCTGGAAAAATTCTTTCAAGAAAAGAAGAATCTTTTAATGCAGAATCCTTTATTGCTTGGGTGGAAGAAAATCTGGATCAAATGCCTAAACCAGAATCTGCTAAAAATAAAAGTCAGGAAGCGAATCTTGATGAAAACGTGAGCATTGAATTGCCATTATTAGAATCGGATGAATTTGATTCAGAAAAAATTTCACAAGAATCAAATGGAAATGAACGTAACGTGTCTGCCAGCACAGAAACCTCTTATCAAAATGAATCAAAATTCAATCAAAATGTATCAGGCGCTTCTAAATCGTATCACATCCAGGCGGGAGTATTTTCAAGTCGGGACAATGCAGACAATCTATCAATTCAGTTAGCCGCTAACTTCAATCAGCAAATACTGATAGCAACTGAAACAGGGAAATCTAAAACTACATTTAAAGTGCGCATTGGTGAATTTGAAACAGAAGAAGAGGCGGTTGTTTTTTTAGCATACATGCAAAAGAACCATTTTTCAGGTGTGGTAAAAGCAAATTAA